From the genome of Vicia villosa cultivar HV-30 ecotype Madison, WI linkage group LG2, Vvil1.0, whole genome shotgun sequence, one region includes:
- the LOC131645793 gene encoding exocyst complex component EXO70C1-like, which produces MEKLWSFSSRSNSNIVGTDKLEWEEEEEEENNLLEQLDDKIHLSQVLEDVDYFLNSVTTPNSSSTDEVPNCVVLLHKLLESMIDKYNKPSRGTRIKFGRDPEIYKSFLDAVERIFKLSITSSLGDLYLDRTSSILEKAMFILENDICALLQRPKSKIYRSTPTPTTKKSASFGSLQLHFQLQDERDSLRLNNQDDDDDDDDGDLLPNFSLQELSIMNNITTSMIAAGYHLECCMAITAFRRNSFKNVLRKLGYTFLRMDEVYKMQWDLLEGEIVTWNKVFRHCTNVLFKAERKLYDSIFSNQPSLSRTMFGDLVRLVIIHFLNFAQAVVLTKPSPEKLFKFLDMYETLRDELDPIIVLMNDDGLERCAKDLTHEASETKHGIIKVVVEMFYDLENSIKGDNHRIPVPYGAIHPLTRYVMNYLKYACEYKVTLEQVFFQYSTDQFISTTDHYHYVDDHNKGTSTTSKNIPELDKTLEKSPFVVQLMRIMDLLDENTENKSKLYKDMALRCVFLMNNGRYIVQKIKGCADLHESMVDDWCRRKQTSLKMHHKSYQRETWSNVLQCLKLDGLHQQGNKVSKQVLRDKFKCFNSLFEEIHKTQSSWMVSDEQLQSELRVSISALVIPAYRSFMGRFKHYLESGRHVDKYIKYHPDDIEILIDDFFVGNATSMPRRKI; this is translated from the coding sequence tgggaagaagaagaagaagaagagaacaaTCTACTTGAGCAGTTAGATGATAAAATCCATCTTTCACAAGTTTTAGAAGATGTGGATTATTTTCTCAATAGCGTAACAACTCCTAATTCTAGTTCTACAGATGAAGTTCCCAATTGTGTTGTCTTATTGCATAAATTATTGGAGTCTATGATAGATAAGTATAATAAACCATCAAGAGGAACAAGAATTAAATTTGGGCGAGATCCAGAGATTTATAAGTCTTTTTTAGATGCGGTGGAACGCATCTTCAAGCTCTCTATCACCTCGAGTTTGGGTGACCTCTATTTAGATAGAACAAGCTCTATCCTAGAAAAAGCCATGTTTATTTTAGAGAATGACATTTGTGCTCTGCTACAACGCCCCAAATCCAAAATATACCGATCAACACCAACACCAACAACTAAGAAATCTGCTTCCTTTGGTTCCCTTCAACTACATTTTCAACTTCAAGATGAGAGGGATTCCCTAAGGCTTAACaatcaagatgatgatgatgacgacgaCGATGGTGACTTATTGCCAAATTTCTCTTTACAAGAACTTTCCATTATGAATAATATTACCACTTCCATGATTGCTGCAGGATATCATTTAGAGTGTTGCATGGCCATTACCGCTTTCAGGAGAAATTCTTTCAAAAATGTGTTGCGAAAATTAGGATACACATTTCTAAGGATGGATGAGGTTTATAAAATGCAATGGGACTTATTGGAAGGAGAAATTGTGACATGGAACAAAGTGTTTCGGCATTGCACCAATGTACTCTTCAAAGCCGAACGAAAGTTATACGATTCAATATTCTCAAACCAACCCTCTTTATCTCGGACCATGTTTGGTGATCTTGTTCGACTTGTCATCatccattttttgaattttgctcaAGCAGTGGTTTTAACCAAGCCATCACCAGAGAAATTATTCAAATTCCTAGACATGTATGAGAccttgagagatgaattagatcctATCATTGTACTCATGAATGATGATGGTTTAGAGCGATGTGCTAAGGATTTGACACACGAGGCATCTGAAACAAAACATGGGATCATAAAGGTTGTTGTGGAAATGTTCTATGATTTGGAAAACTCCATTAAGGGTGATAATCATAGGATTCCCGTCCCATATGGTGCCATTCATCCATTGACTCGTTATGTCATGAATTATCTTAAATATGCATGTGAATACAAAGTGACGTTGGAGCAggtatttttccaatattctacgGATCAATTTATTTCTACTActgatcattatcattatgttGATGATCATAATAAGGGTACATCCACGACCTCAAAAAATATTCCAGAATTGGACAAGACACTGGAGAAATCACCTTTTGTGGTTCAACTAATGAGAATAATGGACCTTTTAGATGAAAATACTGAAAACAAGTCCAAATTATATAAGGATATGGCTTTGCGTTGTGTATTTCTAATGAACAATGGGAGATACATAGTGCAAAAGATCAAAGGGTGTGCTGATCTTCACGAGTCCATGGTAGATGATTGGTGTAGGAGAAAGCAAACAAGTTTGAAGATGCACCATAAGAGTTATCAAAGAGAGACTTGGAGTAACGTGTTGCAATGCCTCAAGTTGGATGGGCTTCACCAACAAGGAAACAAGGTGTCTAAGCAGGTTTTGAGAGATAAGTTTAAGTGCTTTAATTCTTTGTTTGAAGAGATACACAAGACACAAAGCAGTTGGATGGTGAGTGATGAACAACTTCAATCCGAATTGAGGGTTTCAATATCTGCTTTGGTTATACCCGCATATCGCTCCTTTATGGGAAGATTTAAACATTATTTAGAATCTGGTAGACATGTTGATAAGTACATTAAATATCATCCTGACGACATAGAAATTTTGATTGATGATTTTTTTGTAGGAAATGCCACATCCATGCCTCGAAGGAAGATATGA